TAACCGAATTTACCATGAGATATAGCACATATGTTTGAGTACTTTGGATTGAAAGATATGCTAGAGATTGGTTTGTTCAGAGTCTCTTCACATTCATATGTCCACAAATTGACCAATGTGTATACATATATTAGATCTAATGATAAAGGATCCATATTGATGAGCCCTCGGAACGTCTTCTGTTGTGCAGCAAATACCAATGAAGCGAGCACTCGTTCCATCAAAAGTACAGCATCTAAATATTGATGCGTGGCTGCTATCTCCGTAAATGTTTTACCAATGCGTCTATGTacttcaattttttttcttttcttccgTAACATATGTGCTGCTGCAGACTGATACATTACCATTTCATCATCGTCTTCTTCGGCTACCGTTTGTTCAATTTGTGCATATGTATCGAGCATATCCCACATTGACGCGAATGATATGGCGTTCTTTTTTTGGGGCCTCGTCGCAAGTGTGTGTCTGGTCTgtgtcatttttatttgtgtttgtgtttcttCATTGactatttttctgttttttccTTTTCCTAGGGTGATGTAATCATAAAAAGCATTATCCTCTTCTATGAAATTTCCTTCTCGTGATCCTTTTTCGTACGATAAACACGgtaaagaaattaagaaaactGTTTCAGTTTCTTTGAGAGTGATAAATATTTCTGGTGGATAAGATGTGAGTGGTGGCAATTTTGGTAAGTAAAATGCGGATGGAGCAAGACCAACTTTGTTGTCTTCTACTTCTATTCCTTCCTCGGTGTTGATTGAAACATCTATTTCGATGTCATCCAAATTTATAGTAGTAGCATAGACTTTAGCACCAGCGGCAATAGCAATTGTTTCTAAACCTGTTCTGGACTTAGATCTTGTATATTTAATAGCTGCTTCAAATCTAGCTCGAGACCTATGATCGAACGCGGCATGTGTAGTCAGGTCCTCCAGCGTTACGTATGCGGGATCCAGTATATTATCTGGAGTCACATTTACTCCTTTGACTATCACTTTGTAGAACAATCGCATATCTAAAGTAGCCGGAGTGAGCTTCACGGACTTAGTTTGATGTGCACTTGGTTCACGTAATTCGTATACTGAAGGATCTTTTCTTGAATTTGTATTAGATACTACAGAAATGTCGGCTTCCACCATCTTGCTTAACTCTTTGATGGACTCTATTTAAAAGATTGGCTTGAAATGGAGTAACTTAAgcgtaatatttatattattttactatgcaGCAAAGTGATTGTAATTGTACGGATAATGACATTACGTAGGTAAGTTTAAGAATTCCAGTTGGCTATGATTCTGACATATTACAAATACCTACTATATAACCTCATTGACTCACACTCTTTGCATTCTGACGTTATTGACAAAGGCTACCCAGGCTACCACAGAATAGATAAAGAAGGCGATGGGTaaaagattagattagatttagatttcagccatgatcgtcccgcTGCAGGGAAAatgcctccctaccttcctttctctcctctctgtttaaagctttttgcgtaAAAGGCGGTCCAAAATTACCTAATAGTTTAAAACTTCTTACTTGTGTTAACATAACTAGCTTGtgctagcggcttcgcctgcgttcccgtgTCATAGATAGTACCTAGCCTATATGACATATACTCTACTCCAGAACAAAATTTACTCCTGTTCCTTTCATCTCgctcccttcagcagttttgacgtgacggagtaacaaacaaactttcgcatttataatactagtaagatATCATCACGCCCACGCTTGTTGTGCACTGATATCGCATGTCATTCCTATATACGCTCATGTGTACattaaacatacaataaattataaaatcctAGATCTCTCATTATAAACAcctatgaaataattattttttggtaaaCTAGAACAAGTTTACCGCTTTAGCCTTTAATATATGCacagtagtaggtacctatgtatttgcCTATATGGGACAATATATGTTGGGTGATAAAGGTTTATAAATGGCATTTTCAGAGGCAATAATTTTGAGTACtttattaattgattatttttactGTTTCAAGATTAATTATCGAAATCTTCTGTTTTAAAGAGCTTCATATAGTACTTTATGCCCAGTAGCGTGGTTTGTTTGTTGCCAAGCAATGGTATTGCCAAATGAAACGAAATAGGGATTGAATCAATAATTATGGAATCGAGAAACTATTCGATTGAGGTTGGTACCTATAGTTTTTTTAGTTGGTATTCTTTTGTTTGACTAAAAGGAACGAACGGGAAGGAAGCAACATAATGGAGGTGTCTAGAGGTAAGATGGGCCTTAGGTCGTaggtcgcatcatcacttaccatcaggcgagatagcggccaatcgccgacccatttaacataaaagaaAGATACTTAAGATTCGTCAAAATAGATGTTGGTATAAGTAGAAGGTACAGGTAGATTGCAGGAAGCTTTctgtttaaaaatgttgaatCTAGAATCAAGTCATTTGATTTATCTATAATAATGTACATTAATAACACCTACTTTGaaccaaagagtataataagtaggtataggaGAACTTTGAACACAGTCAGTGTTCACATAACACCTCACACCTTATAATATGTgacatttttatgacaatacAGAAGTAAAAATCCACATGTCTAGTTTATTACTTCattatacagttattttaatattattaaaaatatttattaatttattataatttattagctaGTATATTTTTCTCCAGTTTTTGAAAATGGTAATAACCGAAAGCGCGACTTCACTTAGACGTGCTGTTTGTGGGAGTGTAAGCTCGTCGTCTGAATATGTTTTAGGTGTTGAGCCTGCTATTTCTGGTAAATCTGTGAAACTAGCTCCTTCCGTGGTAACAAACAAGCGGTTACTGTACAAGGTGATTTTCAAAGGGGTCGATTGTACCCCTGACGATATCACTGACCCCGCGTACGCTATCCTGGATGAAAAGCTGACAAACACAGCTTTTGACGGGAAATCGAGATCCAGAAGTGAAGCAGCCATTAAATTCACGAGGTCCAAGTCCTTGAtagccatgggcggcggtggaCCTAAAGTTATCGCCACCACTATCAATCTTGACGACATCGAAATCGATCACACACTCAACACTGAGGAGGGCATAGACACCGATGACGGTCAGCTTTCCTTGGCGCCGTCTgcattttatttaccaaaaatgAATCCGATAACGTCGTACCCTCCAGAAATGCTTGTTACGCTCA
This window of the Spodoptera frugiperda isolate SF20-4 chromosome 23, AGI-APGP_CSIRO_Sfru_2.0, whole genome shotgun sequence genome carries:
- the LOC118266963 gene encoding dynein axonemal intermediate chain 4-like, whose protein sequence is MVEADISVVSNTNSRKDPSVYELREPSAHQTKSVKLTPATLDMRLFYKVIVKGVNVTPDNILDPAYVTLEDLTTHAAFDHRSRARFEAAIKYTRSKSRTGLETIAIAAGAKVYATTINLDDIEIDVSINTEEGIEVEDNKVGLAPSAFYLPKLPPLTSYPPEIFITLKETETVFLISLPCLSYEKGSREGNFIEEDNAFYDYITLGKGKNRKIVNEETQTQIKMTQTRHTLATRPQKKNAISFASMWDMLDTYAQIEQTVAEEDDDEMVMYQSAAAHMLRKKRKKIEVHRRIGKTFTEIAATHQYLDAVLLMERVLASLVFAAQQKTFRGLINMDPLSLDLIYVYTLVNLWTYECEETLNKPISSISFNPKYSNICAISHGKFGYADVCQGIVCIWSTKNPRKPERLYRFIVPVTSVGFSKRNPNWLACGFCDGDVIILDITSYSIKIIARSKRDTNPCFEPIWVISWSSLEIDSEFVMTACQDGRIRRFQSTKTHEFISTPMMRVSAVEGKLKGLETTKPCPKHDVPITRYPAVLCMIWHPTIDHCYLVGTDEGCIHRCSTHYLNQHIDVYRAHAGPVTDLCNSPFMNYLLASCGADNAIRLWIEGMDEVILTLTCRNAVNGIAFCPINATILISASGNTLSVWDLRRKVHIPCAEHMFPGNVTLTYVKFAPCGHNVFVGDTMGRLHTFHLEDTPIPPFNQKKLLDDVIRKALCTRPHMLKQLDKLLRFKKRKST